In the Daphnia pulicaria isolate SC F1-1A chromosome 2, SC_F0-13Bv2, whole genome shotgun sequence genome, one interval contains:
- the LOC124327522 gene encoding WSC domain-containing protein 2-like: MFHRRRLSVLQYVLLGIFFGSSVYLWTNRIGVTRPFNVIHLLQNENLLQETEESTSGDKLADGLLADDNSIQPMADPLSINVCPDPTVASPIAPVGIEPFPELKLDEDDGDLNRTLDWLDLWNEDGNCTKYESRVLQPGSQPQTGALVSFPGSGNSWLRMLLVGVTGVFISSIYPGEDSQFKSKANTSYQIPVNCGCTLLQKTHDFSLDAVLYRLPEAQRTKTLEEFKGKGILIIRNPFKAIRSYRNFEYSGMVGAGVAPENAFTGEKWDNFVSRSVAGWETLASVWIRGLKQGGVIYYERLHRETRSELKRLLKMLGLRYDKDRLECVLRHTADNSFKRESNNATQTEDPYTASQRLLIHKAIDSVQLVLKERGLDPLPVQYYDFYDITPEYGIPT; encoded by the exons ATGTTCCACAGACGCCGTTTGAGCGTTTTGCAGTACGTGTTGCTGGGCATTTTCTTCGGATCGTCCGTCTACCTGTGGACGAATCGAATTGGCGTGACCCGACCGTTCAACGTCATTCATCTCCTGCAAAATGAGAATTTACTTCAG GAAACGGAAGAAAGTACTAGCGGAGATAAACTTGCCGATGGATTGCTGGCGGATGACAACAGCATCCAACCGATGGCCGATCCGCTATCGATCAACGTATGTCCCGATCCGACAGTTGCATCACCTATCGCTCCGGTTGGGATCGAGCCATTCCCGGAGTTGAAACTGGACGAAGACGACGGCGATTTGAATCGAACACTTGATTGGCTGGATTTGTGGAATGAGGATGGCAATTGCACTAAATACGAATCGCGAGTGCTTCAACCAGGTAGTCAACCTCAAACCGGTGCTCTAGTCTCTTTCCCCGGCAGTGGCAATTCGTGGCTCCGGATGCTTCTGGTTGGCGTTACAGGTGTCTTCATCAGTTCCATTTATCCTGGTGAAGATTCACAATTTAAATCGAAAG CCAACACGAGTTATCAGATTCCAGTGAACTGTGGATGCACTTTATTGCAAAAGACTCACGACTTTTCTCTGGATGCTGTGCTGTACCGTTTGCCCGAAGCGCAAAGAACAAAGACGCTGGAGGAATTCAAAGGCAAAGGCATTCTGATCATTCGCAATCCGTTCAAAGCCATCCGCTCCTATCGTAACTTTGAGTACTCCGGAATGGTGGGAGCGGGAGTCGCACCCGAAAACGCATTCACAGGCGAAa AATGGGACAATTTTGTCAGTCGGTCTGTGGCTGGATGGGAGACGTTGGCGTCGGTGTGGATCCGCGGATTGAAACAGGGAGGTGTCATTTACTACGAACGTTTACACCGGGAAACTCGATCGGAATTGAAGCGTTTGCTTAAGATGCTCGGTCTGAGATACGACAAAGATCGACTCGAATGCGTGTTGCGTCACACTGCCGATAATTCGTTCAAGCGCGAATCGAACAACGCTACACAGACCGA GGATCCTTACACGGCCAGTCAGAGATTGCTGATTCACAAGGCTATTGACAGTGTTCAACTCGTGTTGAAAGAACGCGGTCTGGACCCACTTCCTGTTCAGTATTACGACTTTTACGACATAACACCCGAATACGGAATTCCAACTTAA
- the LOC124327533 gene encoding uncharacterized protein LOC124327533, producing the protein MQSLSPIMNMPEVTLTFKCGVIGANGQVDPNSYKFLTWSYVAGNSTVSDTASFSHISLAQRVLGVYPHLADEATKIVSVDEDNDRIAIPCDNIKETLAALRVITKGHLDDHESPIRIFIQLVSTSASAHLETGNCLGNVHRDLHCSICKTELSGFVYKCLQCENDFTLCGHCETAGKHPEHVVIRFVGDQLNCLPEMKQLLCGQQQDHSAVETTKIKLKTCTLRVL; encoded by the exons ATGCAGAGTCTGAGTCCCATAATGAACATGCCCGAAGTGACTTTGACCTTCAAGTGCGGCGTCATCGGAGCCAATGGGCAGGTCGATCCCAACAGCTACAAATTCCTCACCTGGTCCTACGTCGCTGGCAACAGCACCGTCTCCGACACGGCCTCTTTCAGCCACATTTCACTCGCCCAACGGGTCCTCGGTGTCTATCCTCACCTGGCCGATGAAGCCACAAAGATCGTCTCTGTTG atGAGGACAACGACAGGATCGCCATCCCGTGTGATAACATTAAGGAGACCTTGGCTGCTCTGAGGGTTATTACTAAAGGGCATCTGGATGACCACGAAAGTCCGATTCGAATTTTCATCCAGCTGGTTTCGACATCAGCATCCGCTCATCTTGAGACGGGCAATTGTTTGGGCAATGTCCATCGCGATTTGCATTGCTCGATTTGCAAGACGGAGCTCAGCGGGTTCGTGTACAAATGTCTTCAATGCGAAAACGATTTCACTTTGTGCGGGCATTGCGAGACGGCCGGCAAACATCCCGAACACGTCGTCATACGTTTCGTCGGAGACCAG CTGAATTGCTTGCCGGAAATGAAACAACTTTTGTGCGGTCAGCAGCAAGATCATTCGGCTGTTGAGACGactaaaatcaaattgaagacCTGCACGTTGCGAGTTCTCTAA
- the LOC124327517 gene encoding uncharacterized protein LOC124327517, giving the protein MDRKMKRAKADEPGQSVRNKLEELESQHHHHHQHHPAVTPSTPLLNRCCCFSLLTGAVLTGIYATAVYICAFAIELWLITEAKDQLPSPPYILCLVYFITWIMSVALLVGLALRRTQPILAWLLCVIVVFFPECGLVMFMSLYYWTLGASFGMVELVFWIVRASLNILGAIQVFSLYSQWKEEKNVSRRLRDLSMHTSPMSNGYYTNTVIKTPLPGSLRAGYHNAAYLSSNLNLRQMQSLGNRQKHVNAANMISLDRSRKQQPLKRSVSSLSQIYPMDETDHCDKRFSKGDIANGFTLFDQWQQHQQWIEQKKLGIVPEPGLAFGPMGIAGVGLHESELGLAEDGIPPKSMRFMDDGDYLNRAPLSRAVSNLLLNQHHPSHFSGPAFDRQSQFLVGCNSVSSGQRSVMRRSHSMNDLNLRASQISSDIKFGRMDQPRFDYIRSAGRHGRVIGPGESDEFHRSYKDVAL; this is encoded by the exons ATGgatagaaaaatgaaacgcGCCAAAGCGGATGAGCCTGGACAAAGTGTACGGAACAAGCTGGAAGAGCTGGAAAGCcaacaccatcaccaccaccaacatcaTCCAGCGGTAACTCCGTCGACTCCGTTATTGAATCGATGCTGTTGCTTCAGCCTGTTGACTGGCGCCGTCTTGACGGGAATCTACGCTACG gCGGTTTACATTTGCGCATTCGCGATCGAACTTTGGTTAATCACCGAAGCCAAAG ATCAGTTGCCATCACCTCCTTATATTCTCTGTTTGGTTTACTTCATCACTTGGATTATGTCAGTAGCATTACTGGTCGGTCTTGCTCTG AGAAGAACGCAACCAATTTTAGCTTGGTTACTATGCGTGATTGTAGTTTTCTTCCCAGAGTGCGGATTGGTCATGTTCATGAGCCTCTACTATTgg ACGTTAGGGGCTTCGTTCGGGATGGTAGAGCTCGTTTTTTGGATCGTCCGCGCATCGTTGAAT ATTCTGGGTGCGATCCAAGTCTTTTCTCTGTACTCTCagtggaaagaagagaagaacgtGAGCCGTAGATTACGTGATCTTAGCATG CATACGTCGCCAATGTCTAACGGTTATTACACCAACACCGTAATCAAGACGCCTTTGCCGGGAAGTTTGCGCGCCGGCTATCACAACGCCGCCTATCTCAGCTCCAATTTGAATTTGCGTCAGATGCAATCGCTCGGCAACCGCCAGAAACATGTTAACGCCGCCAACATGATTTCTTTGGACCGCTCCCGAAAACAGCAACCGCTCAAACG ATCCGTTTCTTCGTTGTCCCAAATCTACCCGATGGATGAGACCGATCATTGTGACAAGCGTTTTTCTAAAGGAGATATTGCCAATGGATTTACCCTTTTCGATCAATGGCAGCAGCACCAACAGTGGATTGAACAGAAGAAACTGGGAATCGTTCCCGAACCTGGACTGGCATTTGGCCCGATGGGAATCGCCGGAGTTGGATTACACGAGTCTGAATTGGGATTGGCCGAGGACGGAATTCCGCCGAAATCGATGCGCTTTATGGACGATGGAGATTATTTGAATCGGGCGCCACTTTCGCGGGCCGTCAGCAACCTGTTGTTGAACCAACACCATCCTTCGCATTTTTCTGGGCCAGCTTTCGATCGACAGAGTCAATTTCTGGTTGGTTGTAACTCGGTCAGCAGTGGCCAGAGGTCGGTAATGAGGCGATCTCATTCCATGAATGATTTAAATCTGAGGGCTTCGCAAATATCGTCAGACATCAAATTCGGCCGGATGGACCAGCCGCGGTTCGATTACATTCGGTCGGCCGGACGTCACGGGCGAGTGATTGGGCCAGGCGAATCCGACGAGTTTCACCGCAGCTACAAAGACGTCGCTTTGTAA
- the LOC124327511 gene encoding NCK-interacting protein with SH3 domain-like, with the protein MLRAMYDFQAPYDSTLTFAENDLFVVLKRNNKDHEWVHVIKLNGENGYAPANYLTVADCTKIEEIKHIDDILVRIASRRTVSRDQAAVVENLKESREKLAKELEDLAAKQMYELTSLVRQNTKCTFRQAQGAILETLKYFQENVLPIPDGIDRILNTDMEKIPMEIRQCGVDSQHLDRLVGAIMEFASDQETDVSEETWNEMLNLITHADPALLISALERHDCALILQLVHRLQAETSWRKRKPILAILFHALQLLPTFVNVAINSVLPSELARDIQTTCTVQDTNKDRVYWSIRVLTVTLCCQEPLSFAQQTELGENLVELLVNLLENESVSIATTDERDDQCLTITTAAMHLILALYRQFNIVSLENNPVLLCLARRSMCDSLVEKIILLYNREDDPIKKYVGDDNQTDAVSNLMLGLFSGAETAKLFYTADLNVLLDVILRRLADYGPGDKRRSDALQLYYAIQRVKSPEYKKLDFAKCLKAISEESARLGSPSKAMQQDHHKILQIYHEFPDFMDMV; encoded by the exons ATGCTACGAGCAATGTACGATTTCCAAGCGCCGTACGACAGTACACTGACATTTGCTGAAAATGATCTTTTCGTGGtgttgaaaagaaacaacaaggaTCACGAATGGGTCCACGTTATCAAACTGAACGGAGAGAATGGCTAT GCACCTGCCAATTACCTCACGGTAGCCGATTGTACCAAGATAGAAGAAATCAAACACATTGATGATATTCTAGTTCGGATTGCTTCTAGACGCACAGTCAGTCGCGACCAGGCGGCCGTCGTTGAGAATCTGAAAGAGTCGCGAGAAAAACTGGCAAAAGAATTGGAAGATTTAGCAGCGAAACAAATGTACGAATTGACCTCACTAGTCCGCCAGAACACGAAATGCACGTTCCGGCAAGCGCAAGGAGCCATACTCGAAACTTTGAAATACTTTCAAGAGAACGTTCTTCCGATCCCGGACGGAATCGATCGCATTTTGAATACCGATATGGAGAAGATTCCCATGGAGATCCGCCAGTGCGGAGTAGATAGTCAACACTTGGATCGGCTGGTCGGCGCCATCATGGAATTCGCCTCCGATCAAGAAACTGATGTCTCGGAAGAAACTTGGAATGAAATGTTGAATCTAATCACTCACGCCGATCCCGCTCTGTTGATTTCTGCTCTTGAACGTCACGATTGTGCCTTGATCCTTCAGCTGGTTCACCGTTTGCAAGCCGAAACGTCCTGGAGAAAGCGGAAACCCATTCTGGCCATTCTGTTCCACGCTCTGCAGTTACTGCCCACTTTCGTGAACGTTGCCATCAACTCTGTGCTTCCTTCCGAATTGGCCAGGGACATTCAGACGACCTGCACTGTCCAGGACACCAATAAAGACCGGGTCTACTGGTCGATCCGAGTTCTAACCGTGACCTTATGCTGCCAAGAACCTCTGTCTTTCGCCCAGCAAACCGAGCTCGGAGAAAACTTGGTGGAACTTCTAGTCAATCTGTTGGAAAATGAATCCGTATCGATAGCCACGACCGATGAAAGAGATGACCAATGTTTGACAATCACCACGGCAGCCATGCATTTGATTTTAGCCCTTTACCGGCAGTTTAATATCGTGTCTTTGGAGAACAACCCAGTTCTGCTCTGTCTAGCCAGACGGAGCATGTGCGACAGCCTTGTCGAAAAGATTATATTACTCTACAATAGAGAAG atgaTCCCATCAAAAAATACGTTGGAGATGATAATCAAACAGACGCTGTCTCCAACTTGATGCTTGGACTATTCTCAGGAGCCGAAACTGCCAAATTGTTTTACACGGCCGATTTGAATGTGTTGCTCGATGTCATTTTAAGACGACTCGCTGATTACGGTCCCGGAGATAAG AGACGGTCTGATGCCTTGCAGCTATACTACGCAATCCAACGGGTCAAAAGTCCCGAATACAAGAAACTCGATTTCGCTAAATGTTTAAAAGCCATCAGTGAAGAGTCAGCCAGACTAGGTTCACCTTCTAAAGCTATGCAACAAGATCACCACAAAATACTTCAAATTTATCACGAGTTTCCCGATTTTATGGATATGGTTTAA
- the LOC124327541 gene encoding uncharacterized protein LOC124327541: MPRPIVVKCHLTTHKDEGIEIRRFLYPFIDVPTVAVLKDYVRTLYTQLKGEKLEFLYLDDDNERVVFSTDDELELAWLEVTESEDPKQQLQLYVCVSSGQHGQ; this comes from the exons ATGCCGAGACCGATCGTCGTCAAATGCCATTTAACGACACACa aAGACGAAGGAATAGAAATACGACGCTTTCTCTACCCTTTTATAGATGTTCCGACCGTGGCTGTTTTGAAAGATTATGTGAGAACCCTTTACACTCAattaaaaggagaaaaattagaatttttgtATCTgg ACGACGATAACGAACGTGTAGTGTTTTCGACTGATGACGAGCTGGAATTGGCATGGCTTGAAGTAACCGAAAGTGAAGATCCAAAGCAACAGTTGCAGTTATATGTCTGCGTTTCGAGTGGACAACACGGACAATAA
- the LOC124327529 gene encoding uncharacterized protein DDB_G0271670-like isoform X1: MSSNESTLMLKCGLLVGDQAVGDFLFISWFYGQQKPFIRQQTQGEVAQTLREKLKTNFPDIVEPFKVVFIDDFDDKIILPIDDIKETVTALRCFDYSSNMSPIQIFVQVPDSKNVTKDESQVEERTAETRCCEDSGQMIANTLSKLESTIQNLGERIVVLLEDLSIDSKSAKDTKSAEIPILRQETPDAMDLTDSNLNSQSCEMIDSTTTTVRSRNSSSSSSSSSSSSSSSSSSSSSSSAFSVQSHSDHSGEREEGWIRINGIRRRRLTTESSCASHRSDYSQDGILRSMEDEMNDFIAGSPDTMSRSP; the protein is encoded by the exons ATGTCGTCTAACGAATCGACACTTATGCTGAAGTGCGGGTTGCTGGTTGGTGACCAAGCGGTTGGCGAtttcttattcatttcttGGTTTTATGGCCAGCAAAAACCTTTCATTCGTCAACAAACTCAAGGCGAGGTTGCTCAAACATTGAGGGAGAAGCTGAAAACCAACTTTCCTGACATTGTTGAACCTTTCAAAGTTGTTTTCATAG ACGACTTTGACGACAAGATTATTTTGCCCATCGACGACATCAAGGAAACCGTCACTGCATTGCGTTGCTTCGATTATTCATCTAACATGTCACCGATTCAGATCTTCGTTCAAGTTCCAGATTCAAAAAATGTAACTAAAGACGAAAGTCAAGTAGAAGAGCGGACGGCTGAAACACGTTGTTGCGAAGATAGCGGACAGATGATTGCCAACACGTTGAGCAAATTAGAGAGCACTATTCAGAATTTGGGTGAGCGCATAGTGGTTCTTCTTGAAGATCTTT CGATAGATTCAAAATCAGCGAAAGACACAAAATCGGCTGAAATTCCCATTTTGCGTCAAGAGACACCCGATGCGATGGACTTGACCGATTCGAATTTGAACAGCCAATCGTGCGAAATGATAGATTcaactacaacaacagttCGCTCACGAAATTCGTCGTCTTCCAGTTCCTCGTCCTCCAGTTCGTCGTCTTCCAGTTCGTCCagttcgtcgtcgtcttccgcTTTTTCGGTCCAAAGTCACTCGGATCATTCCGGCGAACGCGAAGAAGGTTGGATTCGAATCAATGGAATACGACGTCGACGATTGACAACCGAAAGCAGCTGCGCAAGTCATCGGTCGGATTATTCACAA gaCGGGATCTTACGCTCGATGGAAGATGAAATGAACGATTTCATTGCCGGAAGTCCCGATACGATGAGCCGGAGTCCTTAG
- the LOC124327529 gene encoding putative protein TPRXL isoform X2 has translation MSSNESTLMLKCGLLVGDQAVGDFLFISWFYGQQKPFIRQQTQGEVAQTLREKLKTNFPDIVEPFKVVFIDDFDDKIILPIDDIKETVTALRCFDYSSNMSPIQIFVQVPDSKNVTKDESQVEERTAETRCCEDSGQMIANTLSKLESTIQNLGERIVVLLEDLYSKSAKDTKSAEIPILRQETPDAMDLTDSNLNSQSCEMIDSTTTTVRSRNSSSSSSSSSSSSSSSSSSSSSSSAFSVQSHSDHSGEREEGWIRINGIRRRRLTTESSCASHRSDYSQDGILRSMEDEMNDFIAGSPDTMSRSP, from the exons ATGTCGTCTAACGAATCGACACTTATGCTGAAGTGCGGGTTGCTGGTTGGTGACCAAGCGGTTGGCGAtttcttattcatttcttGGTTTTATGGCCAGCAAAAACCTTTCATTCGTCAACAAACTCAAGGCGAGGTTGCTCAAACATTGAGGGAGAAGCTGAAAACCAACTTTCCTGACATTGTTGAACCTTTCAAAGTTGTTTTCATAG ACGACTTTGACGACAAGATTATTTTGCCCATCGACGACATCAAGGAAACCGTCACTGCATTGCGTTGCTTCGATTATTCATCTAACATGTCACCGATTCAGATCTTCGTTCAAGTTCCAGATTCAAAAAATGTAACTAAAGACGAAAGTCAAGTAGAAGAGCGGACGGCTGAAACACGTTGTTGCGAAGATAGCGGACAGATGATTGCCAACACGTTGAGCAAATTAGAGAGCACTATTCAGAATTTGGGTGAGCGCATAGTGGTTCTTCTTGAAGATCTTT ATTCAAAATCAGCGAAAGACACAAAATCGGCTGAAATTCCCATTTTGCGTCAAGAGACACCCGATGCGATGGACTTGACCGATTCGAATTTGAACAGCCAATCGTGCGAAATGATAGATTcaactacaacaacagttCGCTCACGAAATTCGTCGTCTTCCAGTTCCTCGTCCTCCAGTTCGTCGTCTTCCAGTTCGTCCagttcgtcgtcgtcttccgcTTTTTCGGTCCAAAGTCACTCGGATCATTCCGGCGAACGCGAAGAAGGTTGGATTCGAATCAATGGAATACGACGTCGACGATTGACAACCGAAAGCAGCTGCGCAAGTCATCGGTCGGATTATTCACAA gaCGGGATCTTACGCTCGATGGAAGATGAAATGAACGATTTCATTGCCGGAAGTCCCGATACGATGAGCCGGAGTCCTTAG
- the LOC124327508 gene encoding sequestosome-1-like, whose protein sequence is MANSLPFKCYLLTNNGQDKEIRRFALDSDVVGNFTYLQEKVRVVYPQLLRESFTISYIDEEGDKVTVSSDDELLAALMFAKRKDDEPFRLIVQTTTATSGAKPETATPSAGTGNCQGEIHWGVTCDGCQGAVKGFRYKCFQCPDYDLCGKCESAGQHPGHILIRVTGSMPAAFQAMKHALNGGPEVPHWRRGKHGRYHHQHSHGWNAWCPSGMNVEVDPQTTAAGSNKGASKTEAKPQCPYKFYMDQAKETATTIHAQAKETASIFNEQHPEYLAGLGSTIASVMEGLGFGSVGGSCPRASTQKPEAKKQETQKEETKAEEKDSTAEAKKEEVIIPVVIEKEVTPTNAVVVNPYAHLVDAARAVEVASAKAMADFARQAAAQTSVAPKPAETMSFFQTAEAKKDTPFAVACRARMTAAQAPPQAVAEAIAEVVAQAPSQAIAEAVAEAVALAPTQAVAEAIAKVAAEAPSQVAAQAVAQAAEDAYKESLVSQQTVAEPTAVKPKHNESGDWTIVDHGMEHSSSPPPPSVPASQFVGARPKEPTAEKAPLHPDPFISAALETMLAMGFTNEGGWLAQLLEVKGGDIGKALDVLQSQFQRQQHQ, encoded by the exons ATGGCGAATTCGTTACCATTCAAGTGTTATCTATTGACCAACAATGGCCAAGATAAAGAAATCCGTAGATTCGCCCTCGATTCAGATGTCGTAGGAAACTTTACTTACCTTCAGGAGAAAGTTAGGGTAGTCTACCCCCAACTGTTGCGCGAATCTTTCACCATTTCTTATATTG aTGAAGAAGGGGATAAGGTTACCGTTTCCAGTGATGACGAGCTGCTTGCTGCACTCATGTTTGCCAAACGCAAAGATGATGAGCCATTCCGTCTGATTGTCCAGACTACAACTGCTACTAGTGGAGCCAAACCTGAAACTGCCACACCATCTGCAGGGACGGGCAATTGCCAGGGAGAAATTCACTGGGGTGTGACCTGTGATGGATGTCAAGGTGCCGTCAAAGGATTCCGCTACAAATGTTTCCAATGCCCAGACTATGATCTGTGTGGAAAATGTGAATCTGCAGGTCAACACCCTGGTCATATTCTCATCCGTGTAACTGGGTCCATG CCTGCAGCATTTCAGGCCATGAAGCACGCGCTGAATGGAGGGCCCGAAGTTCCACATTGGCGTCGTGGAAAACATGGACGCTACCATCACCAACACAGCCATGGCTGGAATGCTTGGTGTCCGTCTGGCATGAATGTTGAAGTCGACCCACAGACCACAGCTGCGGGTAGCAATAAAGGAGCGAGCAAGACCGAGGCGAAGCCTCAGTGTCCATACAAGTTTTACATGGACCAGGCCAAAGAGACGGCTACAACTATCCACGCTCAGGCCAAGGAAACCGCTTCAATTTTCAACGAACAGCATCCAGAATATCTCGCTGGTCTGGGCAGCACCATCGCCTCCGTCATGGAAGGACTTG GATTTGGCTCTGTTGGAGGATCATGCCCTCGTGCCTCAACTCAAAAGCCGGAAGCAAAGAAGcaagaaacacaaaaagagGAGACTAAAGCTGAAGAGAAAGATTCTACTGCTGAggcgaagaaagaagaagtcaTCATTCCTGTTGTGATCGAGAAAGAAGTTACCCCTACAAATGCCGTCGTCGTAAACCCTTACGCCCATTTGGTTGACGCTGCACGAGCTGTAGAAGTGGCCAGTGCTAAAGCTATGGCTGATTTCGCCAGGCAGGCAGCCGCTCAAACTAGCGTTGCTCCCAAACCTGCGGAAACGATGAGTTTCTTCCAGACTGCTGAAGCCAAAAAGGATACCCCGTTCGCTGTGGCCTGCCGAGCCAGAATGACAGCAGCACAGGCTCCTCCTCAAGCTGTTGCTGAGGCTATAGCCGAAGTCGTCGCCCAGGCACCTTCACAGGCCATCGCTGAGGCTGTTGCTGAGGCCGTTGCTCTTGCTCCTACTCAGGCTGTTGCCGAAGCTATCGCCAAAGTCGCTGCTGAGGCTCCGTCTCAGGTAGCTGCCCAGGCTGTGGCCCAGGCGGCCGAAGATGCCTACAAAGAGTCCCTCGTTTCGCAACAAACCGTTGCTGAGCCAACAGCAGTCAAACCTAAACACAACGAGTCTGGAGACTGGACTATCGTCGACCATGGAATGGAACATTCGAGCTCTCCACCGCCTCCTTCCGTTCCGGCTTCCCAGTTCGTTGGTGCTCGCCCCAAGGAACCAACTGCTGAGAAAGCTCCTCTTCATCCAG ATCCTTTTATCTCCGCTGCTTTGGAGACTATGCTGGC